One Euphorbia lathyris chromosome 1, ddEupLath1.1, whole genome shotgun sequence DNA segment encodes these proteins:
- the LOC136210542 gene encoding L-lactate dehydrogenase B-like has translation MQKSPSTSSLGPGGLDLSHIFFKPIHATPPPSLTKRNTKISVIGTGNVGMAIAQTILTQDLADELALVDAKSDKLHGEMLDLQHAAAFLPRTKIMASTDYSVTRGSDLCIVTAGARSLPGESRLNLLQRNAKLFEMIIPPLVQFSPDSILMIVSNPVDVLTYIAWKISGFPSNRVIGSGTNLDSSRFRFLIADHLDVNAQDVQAYIVGEHGDSSVALWSSISVSGVPILHFLQKEQISYEKETLEKIHKQVVDSADEVISLKGYTSWAIGYSAANLAFSILRDQRKIHPVSVLAKGFYGIDGGDVFLSLPALLGRGGVLGVTNVHLTEEEAGRLRDSAKTLMELQTQLGLGNK, from the exons ATGCAAAAAAGTCCTTCAACTTCCTCTCTAGGCCCCGGCGGATTGGATCTTTCTCATATCTTCTTCAAACCAATCCACGCTACTCCACCGCCTTCCCTAACCAAACGCAACACCAAAATCTCCGTCATCGGCACCGGCAATGTCGGCATGGCTATTGCCCAAACCATCCTTACCCAAGACTTAGCCGACGAACTCGCCCTCGTCGACGCCAAATCTGACAAACTACACGGCGAGATGCTCGATCTCCAGCACGCCGCCGCTTTCCTCCCCCGCACCAAAATCATGGCTTCCACTGATTACTCTGTCACTCGAGGATCCGATCTCTGTATCGTTACTGCAGGAGCCAGAAGTCTTCCCGGAGAGTCTAGGTTGAACCTGTTACAGAGAAATGCTAAGCTGTTTGAGATGATCATACCTCCGCTTGTTCAGTTCTCCCCCGATTCAATTTTGATGATTGTTTCTAATCCGGTTGATGTTTTAACTTACATTGCCTGGAAAATATCTGGATTTCCTTCGAATCGAGTGATCGGATCAGGCACTAACTTGGATAGTTCACGATTTCGGTTCTTGATTGCTGATCATCTCGACGTCAATGCTCAAGACGTACAG GCTTATATAGTCGGCGAGCATGGTGACAGCTCAGTGGCATTATGGTCGAGCATAAGCGTATCCGGCGTACCAATATTGCACTTTTtacagaaagaacaaatttcCTACGAGAAAGAGACATTAGAGAAGATTCACAAACAAGTAGTTGATAGTGCAGATGAAGTGATTAGTCTCAAGGGCTACACTTCTTGGGCGATTGGCTATTCTGCAGCTAATTTAGCCTTTTCCATACTCAGAGACCAGAGAAAAATCCACCCTGTTTCAGTACTTGCCAAGGGATTTTACGGCATTGATGGTGGCGACGTGTTCTTGAGCTTGCCGGCACTGCTTGGTAGAGGCGGAGTGTTAGGGGTCACCAATGTCCATCTCACGGAGGAGGAGGCTGGCCGGCTCAGGGACTCGGCTAAGACTCTTATGGAATTGCAGACTCAGTTGGGACTtggaaataaataa